Proteins from a genomic interval of Phalacrocorax aristotelis chromosome 3, bGulAri2.1, whole genome shotgun sequence:
- the RIPPLY2 gene encoding LOW QUALITY PROTEIN: protein ripply2 (The sequence of the model RefSeq protein was modified relative to this genomic sequence to represent the inferred CDS: inserted 2 bases in 1 codon), whose translation MSRGRWXLRGAQRPPTAIKASGAGAGAARRAARRRMEGGGTGRGCPCPPSAALPPQGYSPLSSSSPSSPRCGARPSPALAVLPSPPGSAPFWRPWVPAPGETGWRSGPGAPHDPRGLAGAPRKLAQYTHPVRLFWPKSRCYDYLYQEAEALLKNFPVQATISFYEDSDSEDDEGELEQDSRTESDC comes from the exons ATGAGCCGGGGGAGGTG GCTCCGCGGCGCCCAGCGCCCGCCGACGGCTATAAAAGCctccggggccggggccggggct gcgaggcgagcgGCCCGGCGGAGGATGGAgggcggcgggacggggcgcGGCTGCCCCTGCCCGCCCTCGGCGGCGCTGCCCCCGCAGGGATACTCGCCCCTCTCTTCATCCTCCCCCTCCTCGCCCCGGTGCGGGGcgcggcccagcccggcccttGCAGTCCTGCCCTCGCCCCCCGGCTCCGCGCCCTTCTGGAGGCCCTGGGTGCCCGCTCCGGGCGAGACGGGATGGCGGAGCGGCCCCGGCGCG cctcaCGACCCCCGCGGGCTGGCGGGAGCCCCCCGAAAGCTGGCGCAGTACACCCACCCCGTCAG ACTATTTTGGCCCAAATCAAGGTGTTATGATTACTTATATCAGGAAGCTgaagcacttctgaaaaactTTCCAGTTCAAGCCACAATCTCCTTTTATGAAGACTCAGACAGTGAAGATGATGAAGGTGAACTGGAACAAGATTCAAGAACAGAATCGGATTGTTGA